Proteins encoded by one window of Musa acuminata AAA Group cultivar baxijiao chromosome BXJ2-9, Cavendish_Baxijiao_AAA, whole genome shotgun sequence:
- the LOC135622728 gene encoding cytochrome b-c1 complex subunit 7-2, mitochondrial-like translates to MASSWMQWLINPRRNWFAAQHYKALCNRLKKYGLRYEDLYDPLYDLDIKVALARLPREVVDARNQRLKRAIDLSTKHEYLPEDLQALQTPFRSYLKDMLALVKKENAEREALGALPLYQRSFP, encoded by the exons ATGGCGTCGTCGTGGATGCAGTGGCTGATCAATCCCCGCCGCAACTGGTTCGCCGCCCAGCACTACAAGGCCCTCTGCAATCGCCTCAAGAAATACG GGCTGCGGTACGAAGATCTGTACGATCCGTTGTACGATTTGGACATCAAGGTGGCCCTGGCGCGGCTGCCGCGCGAGGTGGTGGACGCCAGGAACCAGCGTCTTAAGCGCGCCATTGATCTCTCCACGAAGCACGAGTACCTTCCCGAGGACTTGCAG GCATTGCAAACACCTTTTAGAAGCTATCTTAAAGATATGCTGGCTCTT GTGAAAAAAGAGAATGCAGAGCGTGAGGCATTAGGTGCCCTCCCTCTCTATCAGCGCAGTTTTCCATAA
- the LOC135622726 gene encoding uncharacterized protein LOC135622726 — MYGGGGDADVARKVGRAMIRFRPIAPKPAAGSPSAVAAAAEAAAAPRRPKRKGSANPASGASGRKPRKAEANPSPSSSAIVTLSLIPETPERKGDREAAPERSPSFPSLPSAVVVPRMVPPVGAIGSWVTVECVTETDGWREGEVAWRSDEAVAAALAADECPGFVSDEWDRVTWINEAYRRMVVGTAQRCSSLEGGGAAEKEEEVRVGLVSQGLLPAAGRCRAFTCWVRVWYARRLRRTKGPPSPPLPSSSSSLAVPCDVWRLDGGVCAWRLDVKAALSLS; from the coding sequence ATGTACGGCGGAGGCGGAGACGCCGACGTCGCGCGGAAGGTGGGCCGGGCAATGATCCGCTTCCGGCCTATAGCGCCCAAACCTGCCGCCGGGTCCCCTTCGGCCGTAGCTGCCGCAGCGGAGGCGGCCGCCGCGCCCAGGAGGCCGAAACGGAAGGGATCCGCTAATCCGGCCTCCGGCGCGAGTGGGAGGAAGCCGAGGAAGGCGGAGGCGAACCCGTCGCCGTCGTCGTCGGCGATCGTGACGTTGTCGCTGATACCGGAGACGCCGGAGAGGAAAGGCGACCGGGAAGCGGCGCCGGAGCGGTCTCCTAGTTTCCCTTCTCTTCCTTCGGCCGTGGTGGTTCCGCGCATGGTGCCGCCGGTTGGGGCGATAGGGTCGTGGGTGACGGTGGAGTGCGTGACGGAGACGGACGGGTGGAGGGAGGGGGAGGTCGCTTGGAGGAGTGACGAGGCGGTGGCGGCCGCGCTGGCGGCAGACGAGTGCCCCGGGTTCGTGTCCGACGAGTGGGACCGGGTGACGTGGATCAACGAGGCGTACCGGAGGATGGTGGTGGGTACGGCTCAGCGCTGCTCCTCCTTAGAGGGAGGCGGAGCtgcggagaaagaagaggaggtgaGGGTGGGGCTGGTTTCGCAGGGGCTGCTGCCGGCGGCGGGGAGGTGCCGGGCGTTCACGTGCTGGGTGCGCGTGTGGTACGCGAGGCGACTGAGGAGGACGAAAGGGCCTCCATCGCCGCCtctgccgtcgtcgtcgtcgtcgctggCGGTGCCATGCGACGTGTGGAGGCTGGACGGCGGCGTTTGCGCGTGGAGGCTGGACGTGAAGGCGGCCCTAAGTCTCAGCTAG
- the LOC135622729 gene encoding exocyst complex component 5-like — translation MGSPKASAGTLPLILDIDDFKGDFSFDALFGNLVNELLPSFQEDDADGADGGGGQDALSNGPMRGLQGTAIPMFPAVEDLLALFKDSCKELVDLRQQIDGRLQNLKKEVEVQDAKHRKTLAELEKGVDGLHQSFQRLDSRISSVGQTAAKIGDHLQSADSQRKTASQTIELIKYLMEFNSSPGDLMELSPLFSDDSRVAEAASIAQKLRSFAEEDVGTHGINMPSAVGAANASRGLEVAVGNLQDYCNELENRLLSRFDAASQRRELSTMAECAKILSQFNRGTSAMQHYVASRPMFIDVEVMNTDINLVLGDQGLQAGPSNIARGLSTLYKEITDTVRKEAATIMAVFPSPNDVMSILVQRVLEQRVSTILDRLLEKPSLVNLPPVNQGGLLLYLRIFAVAYEKTEDLAKELQSVGCGDLDAEGLTESLFLPHKDEYPEYEQASLQQLYQSKMDELRAEAQQQSESTGTISRTKAAISPSASQQISVTIVTEFVRWNEEAISRCTLFSSQPTILAGNVRSVFACLLGQVSQYLTEGLERARESLNEAAALRDRFVIGASVSRRVAAAAASAAEAAAAAGESSFRSFMIAVQRCASSVAILQQYFSNTISRLLPPDAHAASLEEMGTAVSSVEGAAQKGLQQCIETVMAEVERLLSAEQKTTDYRTPDDGNAPDHRPTNACIRVVAYLSRVLESAFSALEGLNKQSFLTDLGNRLHKGLINHWQKFTFSASGGLRLKRDITEYGEFVRSFSAPSIDENFELLGIVANVFIVAPESLASLFEGTPSIRKDALRFIQLRDDFKTAKISSMLNSLKTDS, via the exons ATGGGATCACCCAAGGCATCGGCGGGTACTCTCCCTCTCATCCTGGACATCGACGATTTCAAG GGAGATTTCTCGTTTGATGCGTTGTTTGGAAATTTGGTGAACGAACTTCTCCCCTCGTTCCAAGAAGACGATGCCGATGGCGCGGATGGCGGAGGAGGGCAGGACGCGCTGTCGAATGGCCCTATGCGAGGGCTGCAGGGGACGGCGATTCCGATGTTCCCGGCGGTGGAGGATCTCCTCGCGCTTTTCAAGGATTCTTGCAAGGAGTTGGTTGATCTCCGGCAGCAG atcgatGGAAGACTCCAGAATCTGAAGAAGGAAGTTGAGGTCCAAGATGCAAAGCACCGTAAGACGCTTGCTGAG CTTGAAAAAGGGGTAGATGGTCTACATCAAAGCTTTCAGAGACTGGACtccagaatttctagtgtgggacAAACTGCTGCCAAAATTGGGGACCATCTGCAG AGTGCAGATTCTCAGAGAAAAACTGCTAGTCAGACCATTGAGCTTATTAAG TACTTGATGGAGTTCAACAGCAGTCCTGGTGACCTTATGGAACTTTCACCTTTGTTTTCTGATGACAGTCGTGTTGCTGAGGCTGCTTCAATTGCTCAGAAATTGC GATCATTTGCTGAGGAGGATGTTGGAACACATGGAATTAATATGCCATCAGCAGTGGGTGCTGCAAATGCTAGCAGGGGTCTCGAAGTTGCAGTTGGAAATCTTCAAGACTATTGTAATG AGTTGGAGAACAGATTGTTATCAAGATTTGATGCAGCATCACAGAGGCGAGAATTGTCTACGATGGCAGAATGCGCCAAGATATTATCTCAG TTTAACAGGGGGACTAGTGCCATGCAACATTATGTAGCTTCACGACCTATGTTTATCGATGTAGAGGTTATGAACACAGATATCAATTTAGTTCTTGGTGACCAGGGTTTACAAGCTGGTCCTAGTAACATTGCACGTGGCCTTTCTACattatacaaagaaataacag ACACTGTGAGAAAAGAGGCAGCAACGATAATGGCTGTTTTTCCATCACCTAACGATGTCATGTCAATTCTTGTGCAG CGGGTTCTAGAGCAGCGAGTAAGTACAATTCTGGACAGGTTACTAGAAAAGCCATCCCTTGTGAATTTACCTCCTGTCAATCAGGGTGGCCTTCTTCTG TATTTAAGAATATTTGCTGTGGCATATGAGAAAACAGAAGATCTTGCTAAAGAATTACAATCTGTTGGCTGCGGTGACTTGGATGCTGAAG GTCTCACGGAGTCGCTGTTTCTTCCACACAAAGACGAGTATCCAGAATATGAGCAAGCATCCCTACAACAGCTGTATCAGTCGAAG ATGGACGAGTTGCGTGCAGAAGCTCAGCAACAATCTGAATCAACTGGGACAATCTCACGTACAAAAGCAGCGATAAGTCCATCTGCAAGCCAACAGATATCAGTTACTATAGTAACTGAGTTTGTGCGGTGGAATGAGGAAGCAATATCTAGATGTACTTTATTCTCTTCACAG CCCACTATCCTTGCAGGTAATGTGAGATCGGTGTTTGCCTGCTTATTGGGACAA GTTAGCCAGTATTTAACTGAAGGACTTGAGCGGGCCAGAGAGAGTTTAAATGAGGCTGCAGCTTTAAGGGATAGATTTGTTATTGGAGCAAGTGTCAGCAGAAgagtggctgcagcagctgcttctgCC GCcgaggctgctgctgctgctggtgagAGTAGTTTCAGATCATTCATGATTGCTGTGCAACGGTGTGCTAGTAGCGTGGCAATACTCCAGCAA TATTTTTCAAATACTATTTCTCGGCTCTTACCACCTGATGCTCATGCGGCGTCTCTTGAAGAGATGGGCACAGCTGTCTCTAGTGTAGAGGGTGCTGCTCAGAAGGGTCTTCAACAGTGTATTGAAACTGTCATGGCTGAG GTTGAGCGATTGCTGTCCGCAGAACAAAAGACTACAGACTACCGTACTCCTGATGATGGAAATGCTCCAGACCATCGACCAACAAATGCGTGCATAAG AGTCGTAGCCTACTTGTCTCGTGTGCTTGAGTCTGCATTCAGTGCTCTAGAAGGTCTCAACAAGCAGTCATTTTTGACAGACCTG GGGAATCGCTTGCACAAGGGGCTGATTAACCATTGGcagaagtttacttttagtgcaaG TGGTGGGCTGCGGCTGAAACGTGACATCACAGAGTATGGGGAGTTCGTTCGCAGCTTCAGTGCTCCTTCCAttgatgaaaattttgaattgttGGGCAT AGTGGCAAATGTCTTCATTGTGGCACCCGAAAGCCTTGCTTCCCTGTTTGAGGGTACTCCAAGCATCAGGAAAGATGCATTGAG GTTCATTCAACTTAGAGATGACTTCAAGACTGCTAAAATCTCATCCATGCTCAACAGCTTGAAGACGGACTCATAG
- the LOC135622725 gene encoding 3-oxoacyl-[acyl-carrier-protein] reductase 4-like, which yields MAASSIAFTGLSLIPVRSGPLRRSANLHSFLPMSRHGFVAMSLSLNSNSRPDRTVAFSGVRTYVAAVEQSITTEAQKVEAPVVIVTGASRGIGKAIALTLGKAGCKVLVNYARSSKEAEEVSKEIDAYGGQAITFGGDVSKEADVESMIKTAVDTWGTVDILVNNAGITRDTLLMRMKKSQWQEVIDLNLTGVFLCTQAAAKIMLKKKKGRIINIASVVGLVGNIGQANYSAAKAGVIGFTKTVAKEYASRNINVNAVAPGFIASDMTAKLGEDIEKKILQTIPLARYGQPEEVAGLVEFLALNSASSYITGQVFTIDGGMVM from the exons ATGGCGGCGTCTTCCATTGCTTTCACCGGCCTTTCTTTGATCCCCGTCAGATCCGGTCCTCTCCGGAGGTCCGCGAACCTCCACAGCTTCCTTCCGATGTCCAGGCATGGATTCGTCGCCATGTCGCTGTCCCTCAACTCCAACTCCAGACCTGATAGAACTGTCGCCTTCTCTG GTGTAAGGACGTATGTTGCAGCTGTTGAACAGTCAATTACTACAGAGGCTCAAAAAGTGGAAGCACCTGTTGTCATTGTTACTGGAGCGTCTAGAGGTATAGGAAAAGCGATAGCTTTAACACTAGGCAAAGCTGGTTGCAAG GTTCTCGTGAATTATGCACGATCATCAAAGGAAGCTGAAGAAGTCTCCAAAGAA ATAGATGCATACGGTGGTCAAGCCATTACTTTTGGTGGAGATGTTTCCAAAGAAGCTGATGTGGAATCTATGATAAAAACT GCAGTTGATACATGGGGAACGGTTGACATTTTAGTCAACAATGCAG GAATTACACGGGACACTCTGTTGATGCGAATGAAAAAATCACAATGGCAGGAAGTCATTGACCTGAATCTTACTGGTGTTTTCCTTTGCACACAG GCAGCAGCCAAAATTATGTTGAAGAAGAAAAAG GGAAGGATCATCAACATAGCATCTGTTGTTGGACTAGTGGGGAACATTGGCCAAGCTAATTATAGTGCTGCAAAGGCAGGGGTGATTGGTTTTACTAAAACTGTTGCAAAAGAATATGCAAGCAGAAATATCAAT GTTAATGCTGTCGCTCCTGGGTTCATTGCATCTGATATGACTGCTAAACTAGGAGAAGACATCGAAAAGAAAATATTGCAGACCATTCCATTAG CGAGGTATGGCCAACCAGAAGAAGTTGCTGGCTTAGTGGAGTTCTTGGCCCTTAATTCTGCATCGAGTTACATTACCGGGCAG GTCTTTACCATTGATGGCGGGATGGTTATGTAA
- the LOC135622727 gene encoding thymidylate kinase-like isoform X3, with translation MQMNTAHNDNSRGSLIVLEGLDRSGKTSQSNRLVTFLKEKGLSVELWRFPDRSTSTGQMISAYLANESQLDDRAIHLLFSANRWEKRSLMESKVMSGTSLIIDRYSYSGVAFSAAKGLDVEWCKAPEVGLIAPDLVIYLDISAEKAAERGGYGTERYERLEFQKKVAEHYRTLYDASWKLQIVDGGLPVETLEEQIREIALGCILTCQKGKPLSKLWQAK, from the exons ATGCAGATGAACACTGCCCACAATGATAATTCACGAGGTTCCCTTATTGTTCTAGAAGGACTAGACCGCAGTGGGAAGACTTCACAATCTAATAGACTGGTCACATTCTTAAAGGAAAAAGGATTATCAGTTGAATTATGGCGGTTCCCTGACAGAAGCACTTCTACCGGCCAAATGATATCTGCATATCTTGCAAATGAATCACAATTAGATGATAGAGCAATACATTTGCTTTTTAGTGCAAATCGCTGGGAGAAAAG ATCACTAATGGAGAGCAAGGTAATGAGTGGAACCTCTCTTATTATTGATCGCTATTCATATTCTGGAGTAGCATTTTCTGCCGCTAAGGGGCTAGATGTAGAGTGGTGTAAG GCTCCAGAAGTGGGACTGATAGCTCCAGATCTGGTTATATATCTTGATATATCTGCagag AAAGCGGCAGAAAGAGGAGGCTATGGCACTGAAAGGTATGAGCGGCTGGAATTCCAAAAGAAAGTTGCGGAGCATTATCGGACCCTTTATGATGCTTCTTGGAAG CTGCAGATTGTTGATGGTGGCCTCCCTGTGGAAACACTGGAGGAACAGATAAGAGAGATTGCGTTGGGTTGTATATTGACATGCCAAAAGGGCAAGCCACTCAGCAAACTCTGGCAGGCCAAATAG
- the LOC135623911 gene encoding uncharacterized protein LOC135623911 — MRPMDKPCANAYSFEFHDGAVANNALHRRKVLGSRSKPTPSKWDDAQKWLVGLSGSGDHKHAVSKPRNSNADDRRLLSSLSQRGRDSCSSADGTLEYDIVLAVTAQEDEGETKKIDCSEALWRTNKPIEDSSMVVRSVCLRDAGTEMTPIASKEPSRTGTPLRATTPVSKSPISSRSSTPERCRRHDGYQAGMRSAERRSEAVPFGWPYGGEAEVDGGKFSEINGSEQGRSSSSLESRAMAWDEAERAKYMARYKREEVKIQAWENHEKRKAEMVMRRMEVKAERIKSRAQEKYANKLAAARRMAEEKRASAEVKLNERAAMTSERADYIRRTGHLPSSIFSFKLPSLCN, encoded by the exons ATGAGGCCTATGGATAAGCCCTGCGCCAACGCATACAGCTTTGAGTTCCACGATGGCGCCGTCGCCAACAACGCTCTTCACCGCCGGAAGGTGTTGGGGTCGCGCAGCAAGCCGACCCCTTCGAAGTGGGACGATGCCCAGAAGTGGCTGGTGGGGCTGTCAGGCAGCGGAGATCACAAACATGCGGTGAGCAAGCCGAGGAACTCGAACGCCGACGACAGAAGGCTGCTCTCGTCCTTGTCCCAGCGAGGAAGGGACTCCTGCAGCAGCGCTGACGGAACCTTGGAGTACGACATAGTGCTCGCGGTCACTGCTCAGGAAGACGAAGGGGAAACGAAGAAGATAGACTGCAGTGAGGCGCTCTGGCGGACGAACAAGCCGATCGAGGACTCGTCCATGGTGGTCAGATCGGTGTGTCTGAGGGACGCAGGCACGGAGATGACGCCCATAGCGAGCAAAGAGCCATCGAGGACCGGCACGCCACTGCGAGCGACGACTCCGGTGTCGAAGAGTCCGATCTCTTCGAGGTCGTCCACCCCGGAAAGATGCCGGCGGCACGACGGCTATCAAGCAGGGATGAGGAGTGCGGAGAGGAGAAGCGAGGCGGTGCCTTTTGGCTGGCCTTATGGAGGGGAAGCAGAGGTCGACGGTGGCAAGTTCTCTGAGATCAATGGCTCAGAGCAAGGTAGGAGTTCGAGCTCGCTGGAGTCCCGAGCCATGGCATGGGATGAGGCAGAACGCGCAAAGTACATGGCCAG ATATAAGCGTGAAGAGGTGAAGATACAAGCATGGGAAAATCATGAGAAAAGAAAAGCTGAAATGGTGATGAGGAGAATGGAG GTTAAGGCAGAAAGAATCAAATCACGAGCTCAAGAAAAATATGCAAACAAGTTGGCGGCAGCACGAAGAATGGCTGAGGAGAAGCGTGCCAGTGCGGAGGTCAAACTGAATGAGCGTGCCGCAATGACTTCTGAAAGAGCAGATTACATTAGGAGGACAGGGCACTTGCCATCCTCAATTTTCTCCTTCAAGTTGCCTTCTCTTTGCAATTGA
- the LOC135622727 gene encoding thymidylate kinase-like isoform X1 has product MMFKVRSQESNMQVCWHARTMNFGRVGPLRHPKICPCSQIRSSFRQMQMNTAHNDNSRGSLIVLEGLDRSGKTSQSNRLVTFLKEKGLSVELWRFPDRSTSTGQMISAYLANESQLDDRAIHLLFSANRWEKRSLMESKVMSGTSLIIDRYSYSGVAFSAAKGLDVEWCKAPEVGLIAPDLVIYLDISAEKAAERGGYGTERYERLEFQKKVAEHYRTLYDASWKLQIVDGGLPVETLEEQIREIALGCILTCQKGKPLSKLWQAK; this is encoded by the exons ATGATGTTTAAGGTCCGCTCTCAAGAAAGCAACATGCAAGTTTGTTGGCATGCACGCACCAT GAACTTTGGAAGAGTGGGTCCTCTAAGGCATCCAAAGATTTGTCCCTGTAGCCAAATCAGGAGCTCATTCAGGCAAATGCAGATGAACACTGCCCACAATGATAATTCACGAGGTTCCCTTATTGTTCTAGAAGGACTAGACCGCAGTGGGAAGACTTCACAATCTAATAGACTGGTCACATTCTTAAAGGAAAAAGGATTATCAGTTGAATTATGGCGGTTCCCTGACAGAAGCACTTCTACCGGCCAAATGATATCTGCATATCTTGCAAATGAATCACAATTAGATGATAGAGCAATACATTTGCTTTTTAGTGCAAATCGCTGGGAGAAAAG ATCACTAATGGAGAGCAAGGTAATGAGTGGAACCTCTCTTATTATTGATCGCTATTCATATTCTGGAGTAGCATTTTCTGCCGCTAAGGGGCTAGATGTAGAGTGGTGTAAG GCTCCAGAAGTGGGACTGATAGCTCCAGATCTGGTTATATATCTTGATATATCTGCagag AAAGCGGCAGAAAGAGGAGGCTATGGCACTGAAAGGTATGAGCGGCTGGAATTCCAAAAGAAAGTTGCGGAGCATTATCGGACCCTTTATGATGCTTCTTGGAAG CTGCAGATTGTTGATGGTGGCCTCCCTGTGGAAACACTGGAGGAACAGATAAGAGAGATTGCGTTGGGTTGTATATTGACATGCCAAAAGGGCAAGCCACTCAGCAAACTCTGGCAGGCCAAATAG
- the LOC135622727 gene encoding thymidylate kinase-like isoform X4, which translates to MQMNTAHNDNSRGSLIVLEGLDRSGKTSQSNRLVTFLKEKGLSVELWRFPDRSTSTGQMISAYLANESQLDDRAIHLLFSANRWEKRSLMESKVMSGTSLIIDRYSYSGVAFSAAKGLDVEWCKAPEVGLIAPDLVIYLDISAEKAAERGGYGTERYERLEFQKKVAEHYRTLYDASWKIVDGGLPVETLEEQIREIALGCILTCQKGKPLSKLWQAK; encoded by the exons ATGCAGATGAACACTGCCCACAATGATAATTCACGAGGTTCCCTTATTGTTCTAGAAGGACTAGACCGCAGTGGGAAGACTTCACAATCTAATAGACTGGTCACATTCTTAAAGGAAAAAGGATTATCAGTTGAATTATGGCGGTTCCCTGACAGAAGCACTTCTACCGGCCAAATGATATCTGCATATCTTGCAAATGAATCACAATTAGATGATAGAGCAATACATTTGCTTTTTAGTGCAAATCGCTGGGAGAAAAG ATCACTAATGGAGAGCAAGGTAATGAGTGGAACCTCTCTTATTATTGATCGCTATTCATATTCTGGAGTAGCATTTTCTGCCGCTAAGGGGCTAGATGTAGAGTGGTGTAAG GCTCCAGAAGTGGGACTGATAGCTCCAGATCTGGTTATATATCTTGATATATCTGCagag AAAGCGGCAGAAAGAGGAGGCTATGGCACTGAAAGGTATGAGCGGCTGGAATTCCAAAAGAAAGTTGCGGAGCATTATCGGACCCTTTATGATGCTTCTTGGAAG ATTGTTGATGGTGGCCTCCCTGTGGAAACACTGGAGGAACAGATAAGAGAGATTGCGTTGGGTTGTATATTGACATGCCAAAAGGGCAAGCCACTCAGCAAACTCTGGCAGGCCAAATAG
- the LOC135622727 gene encoding thymidylate kinase-like isoform X2, with the protein MMFKVRSQESNMQVCWHARTMNFGRVGPLRHPKICPCSQIRSSFRQMQMNTAHNDNSRGSLIVLEGLDRSGKTSQSNRLVTFLKEKGLSVELWRFPDRSTSTGQMISAYLANESQLDDRAIHLLFSANRWEKRSLMESKVMSGTSLIIDRYSYSGVAFSAAKGLDVEWCKAPEVGLIAPDLVIYLDISAEKAAERGGYGTERYERLEFQKKVAEHYRTLYDASWKIVDGGLPVETLEEQIREIALGCILTCQKGKPLSKLWQAK; encoded by the exons ATGATGTTTAAGGTCCGCTCTCAAGAAAGCAACATGCAAGTTTGTTGGCATGCACGCACCAT GAACTTTGGAAGAGTGGGTCCTCTAAGGCATCCAAAGATTTGTCCCTGTAGCCAAATCAGGAGCTCATTCAGGCAAATGCAGATGAACACTGCCCACAATGATAATTCACGAGGTTCCCTTATTGTTCTAGAAGGACTAGACCGCAGTGGGAAGACTTCACAATCTAATAGACTGGTCACATTCTTAAAGGAAAAAGGATTATCAGTTGAATTATGGCGGTTCCCTGACAGAAGCACTTCTACCGGCCAAATGATATCTGCATATCTTGCAAATGAATCACAATTAGATGATAGAGCAATACATTTGCTTTTTAGTGCAAATCGCTGGGAGAAAAG ATCACTAATGGAGAGCAAGGTAATGAGTGGAACCTCTCTTATTATTGATCGCTATTCATATTCTGGAGTAGCATTTTCTGCCGCTAAGGGGCTAGATGTAGAGTGGTGTAAG GCTCCAGAAGTGGGACTGATAGCTCCAGATCTGGTTATATATCTTGATATATCTGCagag AAAGCGGCAGAAAGAGGAGGCTATGGCACTGAAAGGTATGAGCGGCTGGAATTCCAAAAGAAAGTTGCGGAGCATTATCGGACCCTTTATGATGCTTCTTGGAAG ATTGTTGATGGTGGCCTCCCTGTGGAAACACTGGAGGAACAGATAAGAGAGATTGCGTTGGGTTGTATATTGACATGCCAAAAGGGCAAGCCACTCAGCAAACTCTGGCAGGCCAAATAG